From Populus trichocarpa isolate Nisqually-1 chromosome 19, P.trichocarpa_v4.1, whole genome shotgun sequence, a single genomic window includes:
- the LOC112325357 gene encoding uncharacterized protein LOC112325357: MDFHSLSRKELQDLCKKNKIPANMTNIAMADALKVLDKVEGREEFTNVPEPDPQQSPEKAISGSPEVPQTSVRTLTRRKPLRIEPESSKPLTRTRCTTRGTVVGEGDQENKTANLSETPIMLARRIRTSTASARHKMESKSMESVENQEKNNVPKTPAARSSRRRAPAVSARGKLEAQNEEKSVQRVYSTRHSVRLLEKGMEGLGLKEKERVRPLKMDGLCWEIEDVETKDETGDDLLTKSEKSFKKTIDAEAVACQNLDHLPEERREIKREIQEESNNDEYEVEDCNAKQEIGQKGVYSEVVSLDNESEMNNELEENDMRNDYEMDRYNPKSEGLNGQDESNPIIVERSEKALPATQELIYNNDSPTVVSEFVEDKRHDNNDLQSNFAIVGESVSNQSDEAKENGNAERVLEDASNQMSESIHETESLQSLIGSFSTNHFVTGNLVAPSKDISVEYNDEALVEIDVMEAGELDLISHECHPSWVSRETPGSINQITSSCTLASDNASSEIPLHKVHEHSSSETSIHITVMSPEKFALAAAPAVGSPTSKREIYQPWVAGGAMSGQTTCLLPFAADTLQGQFPRPSELTPRKSYASEINKESIDDNGKKVEPKKENAYNKTIDEKISDELSLRQLRKMMREKLQIANNKYSGEYNDTKDKTGPDTLPHERIVSRMLNQRTEQI; this comes from the exons ATGGATTTCCACAGTCTTTCGAGGAAAGAGCTCCAAGATCTATGCAAGAAGAACAAGATCCCTGCTAACATGACCAATATCGCCATGGCCGATGCCCTCAAAGTTCTTGACAAG GTGGAAGGACGTGAGGAGTTCACCAATGTGCCCGAACCCGATCCACAGCAATCCCCAGAGAAAGCTATAAGTGGATCACCAGAAGTTCCTCAAACTTCTGTTAGAACCTTGACTCGAAGAAAGCCCCTTCGTATTGAGCCTGAAAGCTCAAAACCCTTGACTCGTACTCGATGCACAACAAGAGGAACAGTTGTCGGGGAGGGTGATCAAGAGAATAAAACTGCAAATCTCTCAGAGACTCCAATAATGCTAGCCAGGCGAATAAGGACTTCAACAGCTTCTGCTCGCCACAAAATGGAGAGTAAATCGATGGAAAGTGTTGAgaatcaagagaaaaacaatgTGCCGAAGACACCAGCAGCACGGAGTAGCCGGAGGAGGGCTCCAGCAGTTTCAGCTCGGGGGAAATTAGAGGCTCAGAACGAAGAAAAATCTGTTCAGAGGGTGTACAGCACGAGGCATTCAGTGAGGTTGTTGGAGAAGGGTATGGAAGGATTGGGCTTAAAGGAGAAAGAGAGGGTTAGGCCATTGAAGATGGATGGATTGTGCTGGGAAATTGAGGATGTTGAAACGAAGGATGAGACTG GAGATGATTTGCTTACAAAATCCGAAAAGAGTTTTAAGAAAACCATTGATGCAGAAGCGGTGGCATGCCAAAACCTTGATCATTTACCGGAGGAGAGAAGGGAAATCAAGCGTGAAATTCAAGAAGAGAGCAACAATGACGAGTATGAAGTGGAAGATTGCAATGCAAAACAGGAAATAGGCCAGAAAGGTGTTTATTCTGAAGTCGTTTCATTGGATAATGAAAGTGAAATGAACAACGAACTTGAAGAGAATGACATGAGAAATGACTATGAAATGGATCGTTACAATCCAAAATCGGAAGGCTTAAATGGACAGGATGAATCAAATCCTATTATAGTTGAAAGATCAGAGAAGGCATTACCGGCGACTCAGGAACTGATTTACAACAACG ATTCACCAACCGTAGTATCTGAATTTGTGGAAGATAAGCGGCATGACAATAATGACCTCCAATCAAACTTTGCAATTGTGGGTGAGTCTGTTAGCAATCAATCAGATGAAGCTAAAGAAAATGGAAATGCAGAAAGAGTTCTTGAAGATGCTAGCAACCAGATGTCAGAAAGCATACATGAAACTGAAAGTCTCCAGTCATTAATCGGGTCTTTTTCAACCAATCACTTTGTCACTGGTAATCTTGTGGCACCCTCCAAGGATATCTCAGTTGAGTATAATGATGAAGCACTTGTTGAAATCGATGTGATGGAAGCTGGAGAACTTGACTTGATATCCCACGAATGCCACCCATCTTGGGTTTCACGTGAGACTCCAGGATCCATAAATCAGATTACTTCTTCCTGTACTCTGGCATCTGATAATGCCTCAAGTGAAATCCCTTTGCATAAGGTTCACGAGCATAGCAGTTCAGAGACTTCGATTCATATTACTGTAATGTCACCAGAAAAATTCGCCCTGGCGGCAGCTCCAGCAGTGGGCTCTCCAACTTCCAAAAGGGAAATTTATCAACCCTGGGTTGCTGGTGGCGCAATGTCAGGTCAAACAACATGCTTATTACCCTTCGCAGCTGACACTCTTCAAGGTCAGTTTCCTCGTCCAAGTGAGTTGACACCAAGGAAATCTTATGCATCAGAAATTAACAAGGAGAGCATTGACGACAATGGAAAAAAAGTGGAACCTAAGAAAGAAAATGCATATAATAAGACCATTGATGAGAAGATATCGGATGAATTAAGCCTAAGGCAGCTGAGGAAGATGATGAGAGAAAAACTACAGATAGCCAACAACAAGTACAGTGGAGAATATAATGACACAAAG GACAAGACTGGCCCAGACACACTGCCTCATGAGAGAATTGTAAGCAGGATGCTGAATCAGAGAACTGAGCAGATATAG